A stretch of the Candidatus Bandiella numerosa genome encodes the following:
- a CDS encoding phosphatase PAP2 family protein — protein MRKLLYSISFISIISMIFITYPEIDIEFSKLFFSESKRKFYFANNFILKFIANSAYFLAFLLLAYNSILILLAFIKTKSFNFKSFKSQIIVLLVFFIGSLMIVQIYSKHHFGRARPANIREFNGDLIFSPAFKVSKQCKFNCSFVSFHTSIGMLFLIYSLEQVGKRRRFMILGASIFTVILGFIRIIQGKHFLSDVIISACFMIITYYFILVLFEACSSKKYKLSIYNIGID, from the coding sequence ATGAGGAAGTTACTATATTCAATTTCATTTATATCTATCATATCAATGATTTTTATTACTTATCCTGAAATTGATATTGAATTTTCTAAATTATTTTTTTCGGAAAGTAAGCGCAAATTTTATTTTGCTAATAATTTTATCCTAAAATTTATTGCCAATTCCGCATATTTTTTAGCATTTTTATTACTTGCATATAACTCTATATTGATCCTACTAGCCTTTATAAAAACTAAATCATTTAATTTTAAAAGTTTTAAATCGCAAATAATAGTATTGCTAGTGTTTTTTATAGGCTCCTTAATGATAGTGCAAATTTATTCAAAGCATCATTTTGGAAGAGCAAGACCTGCAAATATTAGAGAATTCAATGGTGATTTAATTTTTTCACCAGCATTTAAAGTTTCAAAGCAATGTAAATTCAATTGTTCATTTGTATCTTTTCACACTTCTATAGGTATGCTTTTTTTGATATATTCCCTAGAACAAGTTGGTAAAAGAAGGAGATTTATGATATTAGGCGCTTCTATTTTTACTGTAATACTCGGTTTTATAAGGATTATACAAGGCAAACATTTTTTGAGTGATGTTATTATTTCTGCTTGTTTTATGATTATAACATATTACTTTATTTTGGTACTTTTTGAAGCATGCAGTAGTAAAAAATATAAATTATCAATTTATAATATAGGTATTGATTAA
- the tatA gene encoding twin-arginine translocase TatA/TatE family subunit — translation MSGRFGELLLILLIVFVLFGAGKLPKVMSELGKGLRSFRKGINEKSKIDEDLEK, via the coding sequence ATGTCTGGCAGATTTGGAGAACTACTTTTAATATTACTCATTGTTTTTGTGTTGTTTGGTGCTGGTAAATTACCAAAGGTCATGAGTGAATTGGGTAAAGGTTTAAGATCATTCAGAAAAGGTATAAATGAGAAATCAAAAATAGACGAAGATTTAGAAAAATAA
- a CDS encoding glycine--tRNA ligase subunit alpha, with the protein MHFQDIIFKLQTYWNQQGCVILQPLDTEVGAGTSHPATMLKSLDDKEWNVAYVQPCRRPTDGRYGDNPNRMQHYYQFQVLMKPSPDDIQKKCLDSLELLGIDNKLHDIRFVHSDWENPTLGAWGLGWEVWCNGMEIIQFTYMQQVGGISCKLIPGEITYGLERLAMYIQDKDSVWDLTWNSSGVTYGDIFLSQEKEFCEFNFNAANTEILITHFKDYEKMALELINKNLLYPAYDYCVKSSHLFNILEARGVLSVTERASYISRVRNIAKSCCMKFADNH; encoded by the coding sequence ATGCATTTTCAGGATATAATATTTAAACTTCAAACTTATTGGAATCAGCAAGGTTGTGTGATACTTCAACCCTTAGATACTGAGGTAGGAGCTGGAACATCTCATCCTGCAACAATGCTAAAATCGCTCGACGATAAGGAGTGGAATGTTGCTTATGTACAGCCATGTAGAAGACCAACAGATGGTAGATATGGAGATAATCCAAATAGAATGCAACATTATTATCAGTTTCAGGTTCTGATGAAACCATCTCCTGATGATATACAAAAAAAGTGCCTAGATAGCCTAGAGCTTTTAGGAATAGATAATAAACTGCACGATATAAGATTTGTTCATAGCGATTGGGAAAATCCTACTCTTGGCGCATGGGGATTGGGATGGGAAGTATGGTGTAATGGCATGGAAATAATTCAATTTACCTACATGCAACAAGTTGGAGGAATCTCTTGTAAATTAATTCCTGGAGAAATAACATATGGGTTAGAAAGGTTAGCTATGTATATTCAAGATAAGGATAGTGTTTGGGATCTAACTTGGAATTCAAGCGGTGTTACTTATGGAGATATATTCTTATCTCAAGAAAAGGAGTTTTGTGAATTTAATTTTAATGCGGCAAATACTGAGATCTTAATTACACATTTTAAAGATTATGAAAAAATGGCTTTAGAACTCATAAATAAAAACCTCCTTTATCCTGCGTATGATTATTGTGTAAAATCCTCACATCTGTTTAATATTCTAGAAGCAAGAGGAGTACTAAGTGTAACTGAAAGGGCATCATATATAAGTAGAGTCAGAAACATTGCAAAAAGTTGCTGTATGAAATTTGCGGATAATCATTAA
- the ybeY gene encoding rRNA maturation RNase YbeY: protein MSDPDPLPISSSEEFLIDISVKSSNWTSVNFSVHEHCKKVMKAVVVNVLGGGYENKSVEISLLLADDERLHNLNKEFRNKDSTTNVLSFPFYKIQKDTINSVLDSNNYMFLGDIAISFERIMSESMEQEKTFEEYFSHILIHGLLHLFGYDHILDEEAEIMEKLEIKIMNEVGYKYKPIEFNDQMVSQNL from the coding sequence ATGTCGGATCCAGACCCCTTACCCATATCATCTTCAGAAGAGTTTTTAATAGATATATCCGTCAAATCGTCAAATTGGACATCAGTGAATTTCAGTGTGCATGAGCACTGTAAAAAAGTTATGAAAGCTGTTGTTGTTAATGTTTTAGGTGGAGGTTATGAAAATAAATCAGTCGAGATATCGTTGTTATTAGCAGATGATGAAAGACTTCATAATTTGAATAAAGAATTTAGAAATAAGGACAGTACAACAAATGTATTGTCATTTCCTTTCTATAAGATTCAAAAAGATACTATAAATAGTGTTTTAGATTCTAATAACTATATGTTTTTAGGTGATATAGCAATTAGTTTTGAGAGAATAATGAGCGAAAGTATGGAGCAGGAAAAGACTTTTGAGGAATATTTTTCCCATATACTAATTCATGGATTATTACATCTGTTTGGATATGATCACATTTTAGATGAAGAAGCAGAGATTATGGAAAAATTAGAAATTAAAATAATGAATGAAGTAGGCTATAAGTATAAACCTATTGAATTTAATGACCAGATGGTTTCGCAAAATCTTTAA
- a CDS encoding cytochrome c maturation protein CcmE: MKLKNRFLTQRIIVIFFFFIVTSVGLAILLYTFNNNIVLYKTPSTVLNDAYIEGNIKPIRVGGVVKEKSIKYINDVVEFVIHDDKREMKAIYKGVVPSLFKEGQNVIIYGKFNRNEGQFEAKELLAKHDENYIPDNYKNKINNLK; encoded by the coding sequence ATGAAGTTAAAAAATAGGTTTTTGACTCAAAGAATTATAGTGATTTTTTTCTTTTTCATTGTAACCTCAGTAGGTTTGGCAATATTATTATATACCTTTAATAATAATATTGTATTATATAAAACTCCCTCCACTGTATTAAATGATGCATATATTGAAGGCAATATAAAACCTATTAGAGTAGGCGGTGTTGTAAAAGAAAAAAGTATAAAATATATTAATGATGTTGTAGAATTCGTGATTCATGATGATAAACGAGAAATGAAAGCGATATATAAGGGAGTGGTGCCAAGCCTTTTTAAGGAAGGGCAAAATGTTATAATATATGGTAAATTTAATAGAAATGAGGGGCAATTTGAGGCAAAAGAATTGCTTGCTAAGCATGATGAAAATTACATTCCTGATAATTATAAAAACAAAATAAATAACTTGAAATGA